In a single window of the Pseudomonas entomophila genome:
- a CDS encoding 3-deoxy-7-phosphoheptulonate synthase yields MQATNLALPLTQPQAANTTVSQRLPSPHLLKQQMPMTTELAQQVQAHRQAIRAILEGRDERLLVVVGPCSIHDPRSALEYADRLAALSREVDDKLLLVMRAYVEKPRTTVGWKGLAYDPRLDGSDDMHAGIALSRGLMLSMLERGLPIATELLQPMAAGYFDDLLGWAAIGARTTESQIHREMVSGLELPVGFKNGTDGGIGIACDAMRSAAHPHRHFGMDAQGYPAIIETLGNPDTHLVLRGGHKGPNYDTASIAQARQGLAKAGLQARIMVDCSHANSGKDPARQPAVFDEVLAQRLAGDRSIVGVMLEGHLFEGCQALGKGALKYGVSITDGCLGWGSTEALLREAAKRL; encoded by the coding sequence ATGCAAGCCACCAATCTCGCCCTGCCCCTGACTCAACCGCAAGCGGCCAACACCACCGTCAGCCAGCGCTTGCCCAGCCCGCACCTGCTCAAGCAGCAGATGCCGATGACCACCGAACTCGCCCAGCAAGTCCAGGCTCACCGCCAGGCAATCCGCGCCATCCTCGAAGGCCGCGACGAACGCCTGTTGGTGGTGGTCGGGCCGTGCTCGATCCACGACCCGCGCTCGGCCCTGGAATACGCCGACCGCCTGGCCGCCCTCAGCCGCGAAGTCGATGACAAGCTGCTGCTGGTGATGCGCGCCTACGTCGAGAAGCCCCGCACCACCGTGGGCTGGAAAGGCCTGGCCTACGACCCGCGCCTCGATGGCAGCGACGACATGCACGCCGGCATCGCCCTGTCCCGTGGCCTGATGCTGAGCATGCTCGAACGCGGCCTGCCGATTGCCACCGAGTTGCTGCAACCGATGGCCGCCGGCTACTTCGACGACCTGCTGGGCTGGGCCGCCATCGGCGCGCGCACCACCGAGTCGCAGATCCACCGCGAGATGGTCAGTGGCCTGGAGTTGCCCGTGGGCTTCAAGAACGGCACCGACGGCGGCATCGGCATCGCTTGCGACGCCATGCGCAGCGCCGCCCACCCGCACCGGCATTTCGGCATGGACGCGCAAGGCTACCCGGCGATCATCGAGACCCTGGGCAACCCAGACACCCACCTGGTGCTGCGCGGCGGCCACAAGGGCCCGAACTACGACACCGCCAGCATCGCCCAGGCCCGCCAGGGGCTGGCCAAGGCCGGGTTGCAGGCGCGGATCATGGTCGATTGCAGCCATGCCAACAGCGGCAAGGACCCTGCGCGTCAGCCGGCGGTGTTCGACGAGGTGCTGGCGCAGCGGTTGGCCGGGGATCGTTCGATCGTCGGGGTGATGCTCGAAGGGCACCTGTTCGAGGGTTGCCAGGCGCTGGGCAAGGGGGCGTTGAAGTACGGGGTGTCGATTACTGACGGGTGCCTGGGGTGGGGCTCGACCGAGGCCCTGCTGCGTGAAGCGGCTAAGCGGTTGTGA
- a CDS encoding Ig-like domain-containing protein has translation MDLEDFNKLGGEVPIDQVTPVVPDSGQGEPPGELAPLPGGEGSMMPTVAAPEPEPKRVLEGVEDFNQAFHLNSGIAGSGTMAVRPAFPTGARAPVVDAHFGLNRAAVHVSPVTGLPVTLQAYDNMSAGDSIELFWHPAGQPNPIAVRTEVVSPEQAQAGANITSNVPIERAVTGFAQWYVRVTRVASQNTEDSVKLTVFYKDTLPGGPDRKPDEAWHSELHAAQLVLPEALTPGLQIPVTLDAYPQMRVRDVITLSVGGVYFTHTLEEGEVDNPVSFLIDVGLLEPIKDLEVVHVVWRVHDEVENFSEKWSGVLELLPEFDDGSLLESPQVLIGDEIHEGQLSLDEVGSRDARMQVYVMRPIILLGDKLRFIYEITTVDGQRFTVTLPDIIIQRTVSEPYPGDRFGTIPNADLVRGANGQLRVSYQVYRNGEMVWRSRRNTLTVQGKVQRLPAPEVVEAVGNLLPGNLAAITATIAWPGMNLGDRAQLVLSGRSSTGVIERTVPLARVSQNEANLGRMERTVADQFALLTGGNLRVSYDVVQAGAGGQSSEALHLLVGEQVDLLQIPIVVGAQNGLLRPGATTVNIPALLQNEDRVTLSWIGRTVAATFTDVQVADAGVPMAFSVPTGVVEAGLGQVIQVFYTVRNGSGVRLSGTATLIIASADTPWDRVPPVSQEAENGVLDPARVPLTPGATFTVAYQGMLPLDQVRLVFDGAPGFESEVQTVDQIGTLTFNVPRSVVLANVGKDVIVRYQRKRHGQDDFAFSNPLRLNVNAVLSIDTNTMVLNGVSVKIAGRPRTGLDSIGNTAVRTATGGRNSYTYTSSNAAVASVTAQGKVTGNRNGNATISVTDGSSTVSYPVQVTNVFTAVINTARITPTQFSNWAASVSGASTITGAQVNDIRRVYSQPFTYHTWVYNQPPQGYHFWNYGGNDVHYWLPASAAHNATMNGVVFKPL, from the coding sequence ATGGATCTCGAAGATTTCAATAAACTGGGTGGCGAAGTACCGATTGACCAGGTGACCCCGGTGGTACCCGACAGCGGGCAGGGCGAACCGCCGGGTGAGCTTGCGCCGCTGCCTGGCGGCGAAGGTTCAATGATGCCCACGGTGGCTGCCCCCGAGCCGGAGCCGAAGCGGGTGTTGGAGGGGGTGGAGGATTTCAACCAGGCCTTCCATCTGAACAGCGGCATCGCGGGCTCGGGGACCATGGCGGTGCGCCCGGCCTTCCCGACCGGGGCCCGCGCGCCGGTGGTGGACGCGCACTTCGGGCTCAACCGCGCCGCCGTGCACGTCAGCCCGGTCACCGGGCTGCCAGTGACCCTGCAAGCCTACGACAACATGAGCGCGGGGGACAGCATCGAGCTGTTCTGGCACCCGGCTGGGCAACCCAACCCGATTGCCGTGCGCACCGAAGTGGTCTCGCCAGAACAGGCGCAGGCGGGTGCCAATATCACTTCCAACGTACCCATCGAGCGAGCTGTCACCGGTTTCGCCCAGTGGTATGTGCGGGTCACCCGTGTGGCTTCGCAGAACACGGAAGACTCGGTGAAGCTGACAGTATTCTACAAAGATACCTTGCCTGGTGGCCCGGACCGCAAGCCCGACGAAGCCTGGCATTCGGAGCTGCATGCCGCGCAGCTGGTGCTGCCGGAGGCGCTGACGCCTGGACTGCAGATTCCGGTCACCCTCGATGCGTACCCGCAGATGCGGGTGCGGGATGTCATTACCCTGAGCGTGGGCGGTGTCTACTTCACCCATACGCTGGAAGAAGGGGAGGTCGACAACCCCGTCAGTTTCCTGATCGATGTTGGACTGCTGGAGCCGATCAAGGATCTGGAGGTCGTGCATGTGGTCTGGCGGGTGCATGACGAGGTCGAGAACTTCTCGGAGAAATGGTCTGGTGTGCTCGAACTGCTGCCTGAGTTCGATGATGGTTCATTGCTGGAGTCTCCCCAGGTTCTGATCGGTGACGAGATCCATGAGGGGCAGCTGTCGTTGGACGAGGTGGGCTCGCGGGATGCACGGATGCAGGTGTACGTCATGCGCCCGATCATTCTGTTGGGCGACAAGTTGCGGTTCATCTACGAGATCACTACGGTCGATGGTCAGCGTTTCACGGTTACGCTGCCCGACATCATCATTCAGCGGACAGTCAGTGAACCGTACCCAGGGGATCGCTTTGGCACGATTCCCAACGCCGACTTGGTAAGGGGGGCGAATGGGCAGTTGCGGGTCAGCTACCAGGTGTATCGCAATGGCGAAATGGTCTGGCGCTCACGGCGCAATACGTTGACGGTACAAGGCAAGGTCCAGCGCCTGCCGGCGCCGGAGGTGGTTGAAGCGGTGGGTAATCTGTTACCCGGTAACCTGGCGGCGATCACCGCTACGATTGCGTGGCCGGGTATGAACCTGGGCGATCGCGCACAGCTGGTCCTGAGTGGGCGTTCGTCGACTGGCGTGATCGAACGGACAGTGCCGTTGGCACGGGTGTCGCAGAATGAGGCGAACCTGGGCCGCATGGAGCGCACGGTGGCTGACCAGTTCGCGTTGCTGACCGGTGGCAACCTCAGGGTCAGCTACGACGTTGTTCAGGCGGGGGCTGGCGGGCAGTCCTCCGAGGCGTTGCATTTGCTGGTGGGCGAGCAGGTGGACCTGCTGCAGATACCGATCGTGGTGGGCGCGCAGAACGGGCTGCTGCGGCCAGGGGCGACTACCGTCAATATTCCCGCGCTGCTGCAGAACGAAGACCGGGTGACCTTGAGCTGGATCGGGCGCACGGTGGCGGCCACATTCACTGATGTCCAGGTTGCGGACGCCGGTGTGCCCATGGCCTTCAGCGTACCGACAGGCGTTGTGGAGGCAGGCCTGGGTCAAGTCATTCAGGTGTTCTACACGGTTCGCAACGGCAGTGGCGTGCGTTTGTCGGGCACTGCGACACTGATTATCGCCTCGGCCGATACACCCTGGGACAGAGTCCCGCCGGTGTCGCAGGAGGCTGAAAATGGGGTCCTTGACCCGGCCCGGGTGCCGCTCACGCCGGGGGCGACCTTCACGGTGGCGTACCAGGGCATGCTGCCGTTGGATCAGGTGCGGTTGGTGTTCGACGGTGCCCCGGGTTTCGAGAGCGAGGTGCAGACGGTCGACCAGATCGGCACCTTGACTTTCAATGTGCCGCGCAGCGTGGTGCTTGCCAATGTCGGGAAGGATGTCATCGTCCGTTATCAGCGCAAGCGACATGGCCAGGATGACTTTGCCTTCTCCAACCCTTTGCGGTTGAATGTGAACGCGGTGTTGAGCATCGACACCAACACCATGGTACTGAACGGAGTTTCGGTGAAGATTGCAGGGCGTCCAAGGACCGGATTGGACTCGATTGGCAACACGGCGGTACGAACCGCGACGGGTGGAAGAAACAGTTACACCTACACTTCAAGCAATGCAGCCGTGGCTTCGGTAACTGCACAAGGGAAAGTGACGGGGAACAGGAACGGAAACGCGACAATTTCGGTAACTGATGGAAGCAGTACGGTGTCTTATCCCGTTCAAGTCACCAATGTCTTCACCGCGGTGATCAACACGGCACGGATAACCCCGACGCAATTCAGTAACTGGGCGGCGAGTGTCTCCGGTGCATCGACGATCACCGGGGCCCAGGTTAATGACATCCGACGGGTCTATAGCCAGCCGTTCACCTACCATACCTGGGTGTATAACCAGCCTCCGCAAGGTTATCACTTCTGGAACTATGGCGGTAACGACGTTCATTATTGGCTCCCCGCCAGCGCTGCCCACAATGCGACCATGAACGGAGTTGTGTTCAAACCGTTGTAA
- a CDS encoding peptidylprolyl isomerase: MARATARHILVATEDQCNELKAQIEAGADFAEIAKANSTCPSSRQGGDLGSFGPGQMVREFDTVVFSAPLNVVQGPVKTQFGYHLLEVTSRQD, translated from the coding sequence ATGGCCCGCGCCACCGCCCGCCACATCCTGGTTGCGACTGAAGACCAGTGCAACGAACTCAAAGCACAAATCGAAGCCGGCGCCGACTTCGCCGAAATTGCCAAAGCAAACTCCACCTGCCCCTCCAGCCGCCAGGGCGGCGACCTGGGCTCGTTCGGCCCGGGCCAGATGGTCCGTGAGTTCGACACGGTGGTGTTCAGCGCGCCGCTGAACGTCGTGCAAGGTCCGGTGAAGACCCAGTTCGGCTACCACCTGCTGGAAGTGACCAGCCGTCAGGACTAA